TTACTTCAAGCTTCGCCTCATAAATCGTTCGAACTTTATCTTCGATTTCCGTACCTGAGGCACAAAATGAAGTAAAATCATGCGTCCCTAATAAATCAGGTAACGCTCGACGTATTTTATTTACATCGACGGGATACATAAAATGAGTTGCATAAAATCGCTTAAACGGACTTCTCGGTTTGCCAATATCGACACGGAAGCAATAGGTCTTTTCTACGACATGATAACGTGCGTGAAAATCTTCCGGTACGATTTCTACGCTTTTTACCGCAATATCTTTCGGTGTTTGTGTATCCAACGCGTAACGCATTTTTTCTAAATCACGTGTTTGGTCATAATCAAAATGAATGACTTGACCTTCAGCATGGACTCCAGCATCTGTCCGACCTGAACCAAAGATCGTGATCGTTTTGCCATTATTTATTCTTCGCAATGTGCTTTCAAATTCTCCCTGGACTGTTCGTTTATCCGGCTGAATCTGAAACCCATTAAAATTCGTTCCATCATAAGCAATCACTGCTTTATAACGCGGCATTTCTTTTCCACCTTTACTTCTAACTTCTTATAAAAATCAAAATAGCAGTCAGAGCGACAAACGCCAGCATCACAACGGTATCTTTTAAATGCCAATGTAAAACCCGGTATTTCGTCCGCCCTTCTCCTCCTTGATAGCCTCTTGCTTCCATTGCTGTTGCAAGATCCTCAGCTCGATTAAAGCTGCTGACAAATAATGGAATCAATAAAGGTACGATCGCCTTCATCTTTTGAATCAAGCTTCCTTCACCGAAATCGACCCCTCTGGCACGTTGGGCGTTCATGATTTTTTCTGTTTCATCCATCAATGTCGGTACAAATCGCAAAGCGATCGACAACATCAGTGATACTTCATGAACAGGAAACCGAACGACTTTTAGCGGGCGCAACAGATACTCGATCGCATCTGATAAATCAAGCGGTGGTGTCGTCAATGTCAATAAGGTCGACATGAAAATGATCAGAACAAAACGGCAAAAAATAAATAAGCCATTGATCACACCAAATTCAGTGACAGTGAAAATTCCCCATTTAAAGTAGACTTCTCCACCCTGCGTGAATAACATCTGCAATGCCACCGTAAAAAGAATCAGCCAAATCAGCGGCTTAATTCCACGAATAAAGAATCGAATATTGACTTTCGATAAAAAGATCGCGAACAATGTAAATACAGCTAATACTGCATACGTCTGCCAATTATTCGCCAAGAAAATAATGCCAATAAAATAAAAGCTGGCAATCAGTTTCGCCCTTGGGTCCATTGTATGTATAAATGAATCTCCAGGAATGTAGCGTCCAAAAATCAATTTATTCATCACAGGTCAACACCTGCCTTCAACTCTTTTAATAAATCATCCGCTAAAGCCTCTGCTGTTAAAGGTAACGTGTCAAATGACATTCCTTTCGCTATCAGCTTTTCTGCGAAATTAGCTGCTGTAGGTACCCCTAATTGTTTTTCCTTCAGCCAGTCGATATCTTCAAATACACTTTGCGGAGTTCCATCTTTAACGATTTTCCCCTTTTCAAGGACGATCACATGATCTGCATAATTAGCTACATCGTCCATTAAATGAGTGACTAAAACGATCGTCATTCCGCGTTCATCATGCAGCTTTTGGAACATCCCCATCATTTCTTTGCGTCCTTGAGGATCTAAACCAGCTGTGGGTTCATCTAGAACCAACACTTCAGGCTCCATCGCTAAAACCCCAGCAATTGCTACACGGCGCATTTGACCGCCGGAAAGTTCAAATGGTGAACGCGCCAAGTAACTTTCATCTAGTCCAACAAGTGTCAGCATTTCTTTTGCTAGTCGTTTCCCTTCTTCATCGCTCACACCAAAATTTTTCGGACCAAAAGCGATATCTCTTTCAACCGTTTCTTCAAACAGCTGAGCTTCTGGGAATTGAAAAACAATGCCGACTTTTTTCCGGATGGGTTTTAAATTTTTATTATTTGTTTCAGGTAATATCGTCCGATCACCAATCATCACTTTGCCTTTTGTCGGCTTAACCAGTGCATTTAAATGTTGCAGCAATGTCGATTTACCACTGCCCGTATGTCCAACGATCGCTGTGTATGAACCTTCCTTTATCATAAGATTCAAGTCAAATAAAGCGCGTTGTTCAAATGGTGTATTTGGCTGATACGTAAAATCTACTTGTTCAAAACGGATGTCCATAGCCAGTCCACCATCCTTTCTTCGGTCAAGTAGTCATCCGGCACAACGACTCCTCGTTCTTTTAAGGCAATCTTCAATTTTTCTGGAAATGGTAAATCCAACCCCACTTGAACCAGTTCTGTTCCTGCTGAAAAAATCTCAGCGGGTGTTCCTTCTTTGACCAACTTGCCTTGCTTCATGACCAAGATTCTATTCGCATTCGCTGCTTCATCGATATCATGAGTGATCGAAATTACCGTTAGATTACTTGCTTCTTTGATTTTTTTGATCGTCGAGATCACTTCTTCCCGACCTTCGGGATCAAGCATACTGGTTGCCTCATCCAAAATAATAATATCTGGACGCAAAGCAACAACGCCCGCAATTGCTACACGTTGTTTTTGACCACCAGATAAACGAGCTGGCTCACGAGTGGCAAAAGAATCCATCCGCACCTTCTCAAGAGCATCCTTCACTCTAATCAGCATTTCATCACGAGGAATCCCTTGATTTTCCAAACCAAAGGCTACATCATCTTCTACTGTTGAGCCTACAAACTGATTGTCAGGATTTTGGAAAACCATCCCAACCATTCGTCTGATCTCCCACACATTGTCTTCGTTCAATTCTTTGCCACCAACTGAAATACTGCCTGCTTCCGGCAATAACAGTCCATTGATCGTTTTGGCCAACGTAGATTTTCCTGAACCATTATGCCCAATAATTGCTATCCACTCACCTTGTTGGATGGAAAAAGATACATCGTTCAAAGCGGGAGAAGCCTCTTCTGGTTGATAGCTAAATTCAATATTTTTTAATTCAATTATCGGTTGCATCGCGTACTCCCTCAATTATTTAGTCTTACTAACACTAACAAAAAATCAGTGCTTTTTCAATCATATCTTCTTTTATTTACGCTATTTTCTATTATAACAAAAGAAGCAGTAATATGGGAATTCTAATCTGTCATGACAGTAATATTTATGTATTCTTTATGTCTCGTAAGCAAAAAAGATTGAAACACACAGCAAAATGGTTTCAATCTTTCTGATTCGTTATATTTTCAAGAATTCTGCTGCAAGTATTCAAATGCATATTGTGCATAAAGCTCGGCACCGATCGCCATCGCATCCTCATCTACATTGAAACGACCATGATGATGGGCCCACTGTGTATCTTTTTCTGGGTTTCCACAGCCTACCAGTGCAAAACAACCAGAAGTATTCTCAGTGAAATAACTAAAATCTTCACCTCCAGTAGTTGGCGGCTCTTGAATCAATGCTTGCTCACCAAAGTTTTCTTTGATCACGGATTGAGCAAAGAGAGCATCTTTTTCATCATTGATTACCGGTAGTGTACCATAATCATAAACAAGCTCAGCTGTCCCACCATACATCGCCGCAGTTTGCTCTGCAAAGCGTTTCAATGCTTTCTCTACACGATCACGAGTCTCAAGACTGAAACAGCGTACAGTCCCTTCTAAACGAGCATTTTCAGCAATCACATTAAACCGAGTACCCACATCCATTTTCCCCACAGTCACAACAACAGGATCGAGTGGATTTGTTTCTCTTGAAACGATCGACTGCACATTCATCACAAAGGAAGAGGCAATCAGCGCTGCATCGACACAAGCGTCCGGCATAGCCCCATGACCACCCCGGCCTTTAAAATCAATCGAGAAAATATCTGCCGAAGCAAAAGAGGAACCAGCTACACAAGAAGCTGTACCCGAAAGCATCTGTGACCAGATGTGGATTCCGAATACATCGTCAACACCAGTCATTGCACCTTGTTTAACCATTGCTTTGGCGCCTTGGGCATTTTCTTCCGATGGTTGAAAAATGAAACGAACGGACCCTCTGATCTCTGACTGAACTTCTTTTAGCGCTTTGGTGGCAGTTAAGAGCATCGCTGTATGTGCATCATGTCCACAAGCATGCATTTTCCCATCTTCCAATGATTTATATGGCAATTCATCATTCAATTCCTGAACAGGCAGTGCATCCATATCAGCTCTTAGGGCAACCGTTTTGCCAGCTTTACCACCAACAAGCTCTGCAATGATCCCTGTTGGTTCGGTTTTACGATAAGGAATACCCAGTTGACTAAGTACCTCAGCAACTTTATCCGTCGTTCTAAATTCTTCAAATTGTAGTTCTGGATGCTGATGTAGATCTCTTCTAAAATCAATCATTTCAGGTGTATATTTTTGAATCAATACTTTTAGTTGTTCCATATGATCATTCACTCCTATAAACTTAATAAAATACTTGAAAAAATGCCCGCTAAAATGACAGAAACGATCGTCACTGTAATGAAACCAGCAACCAGCATCGGCGGCATCATGTGACTCGTCAGTGCTTCTATTTCTTTTTCATCCTCTGTCAGAGACTGGATGACCTCATTCGTAATGATGTAGTCTGCCGGAAATCCATAAAGTGCTGTCAAGGATACTGCAAAAGCCATTTCTTTGCTAACACCTAATAATCTGCCTACAATCGCTGAAAAAAGATACATACCAACGACTCCGATGACAATGATTCCGACCATCGGCAAAAGCAATTCCTCTAACATCTCAGGTGTCGCCTTCTTTAATCCGTCAAAAATAAAAAGCATCAATCCTAAAATAGCAAAACCAAAACTGTTTGCCTCCTTCAAAGGCTGCTTTTCTAAAAAACCTAAAGTAGAGGCAATAACGCCAAAAAAGAGACACAAAACAAACGGACTGATCGAAACAAAAGAGCTACACCAAACAGATACATAATACGCAAGTAATGCAACCAGTGCTAAACGAAAAATACGAGAAAAATCGGTATGATATCTTTTAGGAACAGCCCTGAACAATTTAGGAATAGTCTCATCTTCTAAGATTTCACTCTGTTTTGAAGCAGTACTTTCTTGTTCATGGACTGGCTGCCACTGGCCACTGCGATATTTTTCAAGCATCCGCTGGCCTTCCTTTTTCAACATGATCGATGTCAAAGGATATCCAGCAAAGCCCTGCATCACATAAATTAAAATGGCTAATACCGATAATGAGGTCAATCCAGCAGCCTGCGCTGCTTCTGACATGATCAAAGAGGAAACGACCCCTCCTACTAATGGTGGGACTGCTACTAATACTGTCTTTAAATCAAATATAAACGAACCGACAGTCAATAACAAGACGACGATCCCTACGATTCCTGATAAGGTAATCACAATCGTTTTCCACTGATTGCCCAGTTCCTTGATCGATAATAGTGTGCCCATATTCGTAATCAATAAATACATTAACAATGTTGCCACTACTGATGGGATCCCTGCAATTTCGACAATATTCTCTGGAAAAAAAGTCCAATACCCTACAACAAATAACACTGCGCATACAAAAACTGATGAGACCCATGCTTTTGTTTTACTTGAAATAATATCCCCAATATATAAAATACCCATTAATAATGTAAAAGCAGTCATTTGAGCCATACTATTCCCCCTTTCATCTATATTTGTCAGAAAATTCCAACTAATTAAAGTATACTAAAAACAACACTTATACGCAATAACCTAACAAAAAATACTATTTAGTTTTAGAAACACAAAAAAACCCCAAGAAAGTTCCTAGGGCAAAAAAATACACCTTATACTATGATGAGTGCTTCTCTGCTGAACATATATTCAGCAGAGAAAGCGTTGAGCTAGACTAGGAGTCGCCTCCAACATCATAACACTCTAAAAGAATCATCTATAAAGTGACGGTATAGTTTGATTATTTAACAAATTCAATAATTACCATCGGCGCTGCATCTCCGCGTCTTGGTTCTGTCTTCAAGATACGAGTGTAACCACCTTGACGTTCAGCATAACGAGGTGCTAGATCATTGAATAGTTTTTGTAAAGCTGATTCAACAACAATAGCTTCGTTTTCTTCACGTACGCTGGCAACTTCATTGCGTACAAATGTCGCTGCTTGACGACGAGCATGAAGATCTCCACGTTTGCCTAATGTAATCATTTTTTCTGTAGTTGAACGAATTTCTTTCGCACGAGCTTCAGTTGTAACGATACGTTCGTTGATAATTAAATCAGTAGTTAAGTCACGCAACATTGCCTTACGTTGGCTTGATGTGCGTCCTAATTTACGATAACCCACGTTGGTTTTCCTCCTTCGTAAAAAGTATTAATCGTCTTTACGTAAGCCTAAACCTAAATCATGCAATTTCAGTTTAACCTCTTCAAGAGATTTACGACCTAAATTACGTACTTTGATCATTTCTGGTTCAGATTTATTTGTAAGTTCTTGTACAGTGTTGATACCTGCACGTTTTAGACAGTTGTATGAACGAACAGACAAGTCTAATTCTTCGATGGTCATTTCTAACATTTTTTCTTTTTGTGTTTCTTCTTTTTCAACCATGATTTCAGCGTTTTTCGCTTCATCAGTAAGGTTTACAAAGATGTCTAAATGCTCAGTCATGATCTTAGCAGCTAAGCTAAGAGCTTCTTGAGGAATGATTGAACCATCTGTCCATATTTCCATTGTTAATTTGTCGAA
This sequence is a window from Enterococcus wangshanyuanii. Protein-coding genes within it:
- a CDS encoding energy-coupling factor transporter transmembrane component T family protein, whose protein sequence is MMNKLIFGRYIPGDSFIHTMDPRAKLIASFYFIGIIFLANNWQTYAVLAVFTLFAIFLSKVNIRFFIRGIKPLIWLILFTVALQMLFTQGGEVYFKWGIFTVTEFGVINGLFIFCRFVLIIFMSTLLTLTTPPLDLSDAIEYLLRPLKVVRFPVHEVSLMLSIALRFVPTLMDETEKIMNAQRARGVDFGEGSLIQKMKAIVPLLIPLFVSSFNRAEDLATAMEARGYQGGEGRTKYRVLHWHLKDTVVMLAFVALTAILIFIRS
- a CDS encoding energy-coupling factor ABC transporter ATP-binding protein, giving the protein MDIRFEQVDFTYQPNTPFEQRALFDLNLMIKEGSYTAIVGHTGSGKSTLLQHLNALVKPTKGKVMIGDRTILPETNNKNLKPIRKKVGIVFQFPEAQLFEETVERDIAFGPKNFGVSDEEGKRLAKEMLTLVGLDESYLARSPFELSGGQMRRVAIAGVLAMEPEVLVLDEPTAGLDPQGRKEMMGMFQKLHDERGMTIVLVTHLMDDVANYADHVIVLEKGKIVKDGTPQSVFEDIDWLKEKQLGVPTAANFAEKLIAKGMSFDTLPLTAEALADDLLKELKAGVDL
- a CDS encoding M20 family metallopeptidase gives rise to the protein MEQLKVLIQKYTPEMIDFRRDLHQHPELQFEEFRTTDKVAEVLSQLGIPYRKTEPTGIIAELVGGKAGKTVALRADMDALPVQELNDELPYKSLEDGKMHACGHDAHTAMLLTATKALKEVQSEIRGSVRFIFQPSEENAQGAKAMVKQGAMTGVDDVFGIHIWSQMLSGTASCVAGSSFASADIFSIDFKGRGGHGAMPDACVDAALIASSFVMNVQSIVSRETNPLDPVVVTVGKMDVGTRFNVIAENARLEGTVRCFSLETRDRVEKALKRFAEQTAAMYGGTAELVYDYGTLPVINDEKDALFAQSVIKENFGEQALIQEPPTTGGEDFSYFTENTSGCFALVGCGNPEKDTQWAHHHGRFNVDEDAMAIGAELYAQYAFEYLQQNS
- the rplQ gene encoding 50S ribosomal protein L17, encoding MGYRKLGRTSSQRKAMLRDLTTDLIINERIVTTEARAKEIRSTTEKMITLGKRGDLHARRQAATFVRNEVASVREENEAIVVESALQKLFNDLAPRYAERQGGYTRILKTEPRRGDAAPMVIIEFVK
- a CDS encoding energy-coupling factor ABC transporter ATP-binding protein — its product is MQPIIELKNIEFSYQPEEASPALNDVSFSIQQGEWIAIIGHNGSGKSTLAKTINGLLLPEAGSISVGGKELNEDNVWEIRRMVGMVFQNPDNQFVGSTVEDDVAFGLENQGIPRDEMLIRVKDALEKVRMDSFATREPARLSGGQKQRVAIAGVVALRPDIIILDEATSMLDPEGREEVISTIKKIKEASNLTVISITHDIDEAANANRILVMKQGKLVKEGTPAEIFSAGTELVQVGLDLPFPEKLKIALKERGVVVPDDYLTEERMVDWLWTSVLNK
- the truA gene encoding tRNA pseudouridine(38-40) synthase TruA; the protein is MPRYKAVIAYDGTNFNGFQIQPDKRTVQGEFESTLRRINNGKTITIFGSGRTDAGVHAEGQVIHFDYDQTRDLEKMRYALDTQTPKDIAVKSVEIVPEDFHARYHVVEKTYCFRVDIGKPRSPFKRFYATHFMYPVDVNKIRRALPDLLGTHDFTSFCASGTEIEDKVRTIYEAKLEVNETENELIFTFRGDGFLYKMIRILVGTLLKMGSGRMDETTIPQILAAKDRNFAGPTANPEGLYLMEVKYE